In Megalobrama amblycephala isolate DHTTF-2021 linkage group LG9, ASM1881202v1, whole genome shotgun sequence, the sequence CGCAAGCCGTCGCTGCTGTACGAAGGTTTTGAAGGACCTGCTCTGCCCCAGGTTCCCCAATCCGGACCCCCTCAACCCCCTGTACGGGACCCCACTCGACAGGGCCGCATGACCAACCAACTGCAGTTCCTCCAGAAGGCTTTACAGAAGACGCTGTGGAGGCATCACTTCGCCTGGCCTTTCCATGAGCCGGTGGATGCTGCCAAGCTCAACCTCCCTGTAAGTTTGTTCTTGCTCCAGATTGGACTGATTGGGGGATGTTTCTCAGACCATAAGAcctgttaataaatatttaacaagATGTCATGCTATACCAGAAGTAATGAGTCTAAACACAAGAGTTTGCTCATCTCTTCTCTCACGCAGGATTATTATAACATCATTAAGCAGCCCATGGACATGGGGACCATCAAGAAAAGACTGGAGAACAATTATTACCGCAGTGCCAGCGAGTGCATGCAGGATTTCAACACCATGTTCACCAACTGCTACATCTACAACAaggtcagtcagtcagtcttcTATTAGTGCTCAGCTTTGTTTTTTCAGTTATTTTGTTGTTCCATCGAGTGGCTCAGGTCTTCAACCCAGCCTGTTATGGTGCAATTACATGCATCAGTAGAATTGTCTAGAGACTGCCATGTGATCTAATAGTCGTCTGTTTATTATAGCCAACAGATGACATTGTCCTGATGGCCCAGTCTCTGGAGAAGGCTTTCCTGCAGAAGGTTGCACAGATGCCCCAAGAGGAAGAAGAGATTCCCGCACCTGTCCCTAGGGGCAAACCGGGCAAACTTAAAAAAGGCCACAAATCAAGTAAGAACAGGGTGGGGAAAAAATAGATGACTCTGATTAAACTGAGTTGACAGGAATTCATGGTCATATCTTTATATTTACCTGGATATTTatgcataaatatttaaaatataaaattacatatcaCCAAAATGTATgatatatacattacatttttaaatatttgtttaatcactgatactaatactgGTTCTGACGTCTCTACgaaattgatgttttttttacagtatagaatttttttttaacattacaattttaaaaaaaacattacaatgtaaaaaaacattttttttttacaatttcaatGTTTATTAGGCTTTAAGAAATAACTTTGTACTAACTTATTaaatcttcacataaacccattataatatCATATTATGTAATGCTAGCcattaataatgaaataaatattataaaataaattttatatattggTGTGTGTTCCTAGTGATACTCATTTCTACAATATTTCATCTACTAGAAACTgctcttattaaattatttttaaaaatccttatTGATTAATTACAGACAATTTGTGTGAAATTCAATTGgtgctgctgtttattggctgtTTGTCTGCCTTTGTGCttatgcatttcttttttctgtctCACTTTTAGTTTCAGGTGGATTCACGACAGCTCATCAGGTCCCTGCTATATCTTCTGTATCCCAGTCGGCCTACTCCCCTCCCACTCCAGACACCCCAGACTCGGTCCTGTCCACCCCACCGCAGATGCTTATAACCAAGACTTTGCCTCCCACTTCACATAGCACCCCTGCGCTGCTGGGCCTGCCACCTACCCAACCTACTGCAAAGGTAagacctcttattaaaaaaaaaaaatgatgcagcataagctatttgaaatgctttttttgcattttagatGCAATTTAGCTAATTGTTCTTTCTATCTTTTCAATAGAAAAAGGGCGTCAAGCGTAAGGCAGACACGACCACCCCCACCACCACGGGCATGCCTCTCACTATGGGTGTAGGTGGCATGGGTCTCGGCTTGGGTGGCGGTGACTCCCCGCTCACCATCTCTGCTTATAGTGCAGACCCCAAACAGGGTCTGTCCCTTGGCCTGAACCTAGGTCTTGGTGGAGGCCTGGTTGGAGACAAAGTTCCGGCGAGACGAGGTGGCAGTGGCAGGCCCATCAAGCCACCACGGAAAGACTTGCCAGACTCCCAGAACCAACATCAGCCAGTGCGGCGTGGGAGGCTGAGCCAGCAGCTACGATACTGCAGCACGATTCTCAAGGAGCTGCTGTCGAAGAAGCACACAGCCTACGCCTGGCCCTTCTACAAGCCGGTGGATGTTTCCTTACTGGGACTGCACGACTATCACGACATTATCAAGTGTCCCATGGATCTAAGCACTATAAAGGTGCGCGTCGAAGAGTTTTAGATACATAACCATTTAAAAATGCCACCATGTGCTCAATCAGATCTTCATGTATTTCTCGATCTTGCAGAGGAAAATGGATCATCGGGAGTACCGGGATGCATTGCAGTTTGCCGCTGACATCAGGCTAATGTTTTCAAACTGTTACAAGTACAATCCCCCAGATCACGATGTGGTGTCCATGGCCCGAAAATTACAGGTATGGACACTTCACGATCATGATATATGTCTATCTTCTTtaagacgaacacaatcggaaatatatttaaaaatatcctgtctctaccaagctttataatggtagtgaataggGGGCGAAATTGTGATCACGATTTAAGTGAGATTAATCATGCCGCCCTACTTTTTCTTCCGTTTATACTGAAAGTAAGCACGTCAAAAGTTGGATATTAAAGGTTTCATCTCTCTATTTCAGGATGTCTTTGAGTTCCGCTTCGCCAAGATGCCTGACGAGCCCCTGGAGTCCCTCCCACCTGCGTCCCTGGGCGGCGGCCTGGGCGGTcactcctcctcttcctcctcctcttcctcctcgtCATCAGAGAGTGACGTGAGCAGCGAGAGCGAGAGCGAGAGCAGCCCGAGCTCCGACAGTGAGGAGGAGAGAGCGCATCGCCTGGCCCAGCTTCAGGAACAGGTGTGTACACAGGTAGCGACTGAACTTTTCCAACAAAGTTCGCTAAAACCGGCACTGTCAGATTTGACGTATTTGTACGTTTACTGAGAGCTGCAGTGGCCGTGGGTTTAGAAACACAGTGACACTCATTCACTCGCTTGTCTGCAGTTGAGGGCGGTGCACGAGCAGCTGGCTGCGCTGTCCTCTACGCCCATCGTCAAGcccaagaagaagaaagaaaagaaagacaagaagaaaaagaagaagccGGAAAAACACAAGAGGAGCAGGAGCATGGTAGAGGATGAGGTTGTCATTCGGCCGCCAAAAACGCCAAAACTCTCCAAGACACCAAAGAGCAGGAGCAACAGCAAAGCAGCGACTTCCACTCAGGGCAAGAAGGGCTCCAGTAAGAAGAGCAACAAGAGCAAGTACGTCTCCACTTACTGATTTACACAGTAGCTAATTCATAAATCATcaacacaaataaatgtatcttattccttctcatgtttccCTTAGATCCTCAAAGAAATCTCAAGCTGCATCGTTTAACCCCCTACCCATGAGCCACGGTGGTCTTACGCCACACTATGACtcggaggaagaggaggagaccAGCCCCATGAGCTACGACGAGAAGCGGCAGCTCAGCCTGGACATCAACAGGCTGCCGGGCGAGAAACTGGGCCGCGTGGTCCACATCATCCAATCGCGAGAGCCCTCGCTGCGCGACACCAACCCAGAGGAGATCGAGATCGACTTTGAGACGCTCAAACCGTCTACGCTGCGGGAACTAGAGCGATACGTCATGATGTGTTTACGAAAGAAACCACGGAAACCTTATGGTAAGagcacatttcatttaaattagatttatatagtGTAGctgatttataaaaaaagatataaacTTCCTCTAAAAAAAGAATGTTTGTTCTTGGGCGGCTAATGGGAATCTGAAGCTAGACTTTAACCCATAATGCTTTGTGTAGCCCCACCTTTCCTGGTTTCAGCACGCTCCTTAGGTCGACAGTCATCTGCTCTTTACCCTTCTGTGAACAAACACAATGCAGTTCTTTCATTCCTCCACTAATGTAGAGTCATCTCCCATGTGACTCGTGTGTCAACATAGGTACAGTGTTGAATAATTACATGGCAAGATGAAACAAAAGAAacgaaaaatacatttatttgatcaaaatacagtaaaaacagtattgtgaaatattattacaatttaggagaactattttttttatttttttatttgaatatattttaagatgtaatttatttctgtgatgcaaagctgaattttcagcgtcattactccagtgttcagtgtcacatgatccttcagaaatcattttaatttgctgatttgctgctcaagaaacatttcttattattatcaatgttgaaaatagttgagCTGCTTAGTTttgtttgtggaaactgattcattttttttcaggatgctttgaatagaaagttcaaaagaacagcatttatttgaaagagaaaTCTTATAAATATCTCTTAATTTTAAGactattataaatgtctttactgtaacttttgaaaaatttaatgtgtccttatggaatattaattattaactgttcaaaaaaacaaatctgtagtgtgtatatattatattggcATTACTCTCTAGATAGGAGTATATGCAgcctttttatgttttatttttaattattattttatataacttaATGGTAGCAAATGAGACATGAATGAGACAGAACTGGGGAAATTATGCATTTGGCATAATACTGATATTGATCTGATACTGATTCTCTCAAAAAGACTGCCAAATTTAGTGGTTTAGATGATACACCTTGGTGTATGACTTATAAATATCCACCTGAATACTGGAaacgtttgtttttttttccctactctTATTTACATTCATTGTATCTTTGATTTAACATTTAAGCCACTGGTACAGGTAGAGACACCCTTGACTGATTATTTCTAGATAAAACACTATAAATTACTTAATATTCGACAATATTGTTGATTTGATTGCACTTACACTATCAGATgagaactgaattgagctggatgatgaggacatcactgttttctccagagctgctttatagattAATTGAAATCATTCCataattgatgatctttagTTACAGTTATTGAACCAAActaaatcaacactgaactaatttcaactgaataatgacactgttgTCTTTCTAGAGCTGCTTCAGCAGAATTGAACTGTTTACATCATTGATCATTGTTTATCACTGTAAACAAATTTGTATTGTAtgaagtgctatataaataaaagttacTTAACTTGACTTAAATACTTCAGAAGTTGCATAGGAAATTTGACcaaatgtgtgttttgtgttttccaGTGGCAGTCAAAGGTGCTGCGGGTAAATCTCGTGAGGAGTTGGctctggagaagaagagagagcTGGAGAGAAGACTACAGGACGTCAGCGGCCAGCTTAACTCCGGCAAGAAACCACAGAAAACCAAAGGTAGGGACTCTGAGGTGTTCACAGATTCAATCAGAATCAGGTTAATCAAGACAGATTAGATTAAcatctctctcttgctctttcAGTGGAGAAACCCACTGCGGTGGAACCCCATGCCATGGCGTCTCGTCTCAGCGCCAGCAGTTCCAGCTCAGACTCCTCCTCATCGTCAtcctcttcctcatcctctgACACCAGTGACTCAGACTCAGGCTGAACCAATCAAAAGAAACAGACAATAATTAAAACACGCACTCCATCCTAGAATAGAAACAActagtgaaagagagagaaatatgaaTAAGGAAAAGCAGGCTTTCTCTTTAGATGTATAGAAGCAGTGTGAGGTCAAAGAGAATTCTGGGAAATGTTGGACGGAGAAGGAAGTGATGGAAAAGCAGACCGGGGCATCCTTGTCTAATTTGGGACTCATTTCCGTTAGGCCATCCTTCTTTaccttgtgtatatatatgtacaaagatatataaatatctatttttcttttataaagAAGAATTTTAAGCAATTCCCTGGTagggaagaaaacaaaaatctgactttttcttttgtgaatcttcttttgtgttgcttttttttctctccctctTTTCGTTTGACCTATTAGTTGTTtgtcctaaagaaaacaaaaggctTGGAGTGGAAactactgtcacttttgtttGCATGAGCGAGTGCGTGATGTGTACGTGTGCCATTGAATCCAGTGGTTTTCCCGCCCACTCCGAGTAATTTACACACTTTGCACATACGTGGATGTGTGGCCGCTTGGTTGTGCATTTGAATGAAAAAACAAAGCTCCACCTATTCAAATGGCATCTGTACATCTTGAAGTTAGGAGAACATGAAATGACATCATCCATCTCTGTTCGATGGGCGGCATGTTGGCTTTAGTGGCGTCTTAAAACTTGAATCTGATCACCTCTCCATCCAGCCTGCTTTATTCCCCATGGTCAAATGAATGGGTTCAAATCTGCATTAAACGTACAGAATCGTGCTCTTAGAATTCAGCTGGGCTACATGAGCATTTGTTTTTCTGGATGCTTAAATTATTTTTCCGTTCGTGTGGTTTCGGTCAGGATTTCAAGAGCAGAACAGAGTCTTAGATGCACTATCAGAAGCTGCTTAATAAGGTGTTGATATGAGTACTGTTTTGTAAATCTTGGTTTTTGAGTTTTAGTCTGgttttgtttgttctgttttagtgTGTTAATTATTATTTGCCCAGAGAATTAATGCacaatttttgatttttttgatttttttttaacaaaatgaccctcacattcagaaatgaaatgcTTGGAAATATAGTTTCAATATCATAACACATGCAgttacacaacaacaaaacaatttaaaatttgtattttttcttcaaaaatgtGTACATATGTAAGTTTCATGACCTCGCAGCTTGCATCTGTCATTATGACCTGATTTCTGTTTcctgtgttatttttttctttttttttctttgtttacttCTGTCTTCAGCTCTTCTGTTTAGTATTGTGGCTGGTTTTTTCCACAGCTCATtctgttttttt encodes:
- the brd2a gene encoding bromodomain-containing protein 2a isoform X2; this encodes MANRMRVGVYEWRDISQWSRRWVYKKSGGASTSPFHCSAELEDRGSQKNKAAKLGYSNETGLKTESGSIPMETAISPPFDSSLGGGDGMQGLTMMEQTISGPGKRIRKPSLLYEGFEGPALPQVPQSGPPQPPVRDPTRQGRMTNQLQFLQKALQKTLWRHHFAWPFHEPVDAAKLNLPDYYNIIKQPMDMGTIKKRLENNYYRSASECMQDFNTMFTNCYIYNKPTDDIVLMAQSLEKAFLQKVAQMPQEEEEIPAPVPRGKPGKLKKGHKSISGGFTTAHQVPAISSVSQSAYSPPTPDTPDSVLSTPPQMLITKTLPPTSHSTPALLGLPPTQPTAKKKGVKRKADTTTPTTTGMPLTMGVGGMGLGLGGGDSPLTISAYSADPKQGLSLGLNLGLGGGLVGDKVPARRGGSGRPIKPPRKDLPDSQNQHQPVRRGRLSQQLRYCSTILKELLSKKHTAYAWPFYKPVDVSLLGLHDYHDIIKCPMDLSTIKRKMDHREYRDALQFAADIRLMFSNCYKYNPPDHDVVSMARKLQDVFEFRFAKMPDEPLESLPPASLGGGLGGHSSSSSSSSSSSSESDVSSESESESSPSSDSEEERAHRLAQLQEQLRAVHEQLAALSSTPIVKPKKKKEKKDKKKKKKPEKHKRSRSMVEDEVVIRPPKTPKLSKTPKSRSNSKAATSTQGKKGSSKKSNKSKSSKKSQAASFNPLPMSHGGLTPHYDSEEEEETSPMSYDEKRQLSLDINRLPGEKLGRVVHIIQSREPSLRDTNPEEIEIDFETLKPSTLRELERYVMMCLRKKPRKPYVAVKGAAGKSREELALEKKRELERRLQDVSGQLNSGKKPQKTKVEKPTAVEPHAMASRLSASSSSSDSSSSSSSSSSSDTSDSDSG
- the brd2a gene encoding bromodomain-containing protein 2a isoform X1, which gives rise to MANRMRVGVYEWRDISQWSRRWVYKKSGGASTSPFHCSAELEDRGSQKNKAAKLGYSNETGLKTESGSIPMETAISPPFDSSLGGGDGMQGLTMMEQTISGPGKRIRKPSLLYEGFEGPALPQVPQSGPPQPPVRDPTRQGRMTNQLQFLQKALQKTLWRHHFAWPFHEPVDAAKLNLPDYYNIIKQPMDMGTIKKRLENNYYRSASECMQDFNTMFTNCYIYNKPTDDIVLMAQSLEKAFLQKVAQMPQEEEEIPAPVPRGKPGKLKKGHKSISGGFTTAHQVPAISSVSQSAYSPPTPDTPDSVLSTPPQMLITKTLPPTSHSTPALLGLPPTQPTAKKKGVKRKADTTTPTTTGMPLTMGVGGMGLGLGGGDSPLTISAYSADPKQGLSLGLNLGLGGGLVGDKVPARRGGSGRPIKPPRKDLPDSQNQHQPVRRGRLSQQLRYCSTILKELLSKKHTAYAWPFYKPVDVSLLGLHDYHDIIKCPMDLSTIKRKMDHREYRDALQFAADIRLMFSNCYKYNPPDHDVVSMARKLQDVFEFRFAKMPDEPLESLPPASLGGGLGGHSSSSSSSSSSSSESDVSSESESESSPSSDSEEERAHRLAQLQEQVCTQLRAVHEQLAALSSTPIVKPKKKKEKKDKKKKKKPEKHKRSRSMVEDEVVIRPPKTPKLSKTPKSRSNSKAATSTQGKKGSSKKSNKSKSSKKSQAASFNPLPMSHGGLTPHYDSEEEEETSPMSYDEKRQLSLDINRLPGEKLGRVVHIIQSREPSLRDTNPEEIEIDFETLKPSTLRELERYVMMCLRKKPRKPYVAVKGAAGKSREELALEKKRELERRLQDVSGQLNSGKKPQKTKVEKPTAVEPHAMASRLSASSSSSDSSSSSSSSSSSDTSDSDSG
- the brd2a gene encoding bromodomain-containing protein 2a isoform X3, translating into MQGLTMMEQTISGPGKRIRKPSLLYEGFEGPALPQVPQSGPPQPPVRDPTRQGRMTNQLQFLQKALQKTLWRHHFAWPFHEPVDAAKLNLPDYYNIIKQPMDMGTIKKRLENNYYRSASECMQDFNTMFTNCYIYNKPTDDIVLMAQSLEKAFLQKVAQMPQEEEEIPAPVPRGKPGKLKKGHKSISGGFTTAHQVPAISSVSQSAYSPPTPDTPDSVLSTPPQMLITKTLPPTSHSTPALLGLPPTQPTAKKKGVKRKADTTTPTTTGMPLTMGVGGMGLGLGGGDSPLTISAYSADPKQGLSLGLNLGLGGGLVGDKVPARRGGSGRPIKPPRKDLPDSQNQHQPVRRGRLSQQLRYCSTILKELLSKKHTAYAWPFYKPVDVSLLGLHDYHDIIKCPMDLSTIKRKMDHREYRDALQFAADIRLMFSNCYKYNPPDHDVVSMARKLQDVFEFRFAKMPDEPLESLPPASLGGGLGGHSSSSSSSSSSSSESDVSSESESESSPSSDSEEERAHRLAQLQEQVCTQLRAVHEQLAALSSTPIVKPKKKKEKKDKKKKKKPEKHKRSRSMVEDEVVIRPPKTPKLSKTPKSRSNSKAATSTQGKKGSSKKSNKSKSSKKSQAASFNPLPMSHGGLTPHYDSEEEEETSPMSYDEKRQLSLDINRLPGEKLGRVVHIIQSREPSLRDTNPEEIEIDFETLKPSTLRELERYVMMCLRKKPRKPYVAVKGAAGKSREELALEKKRELERRLQDVSGQLNSGKKPQKTKVEKPTAVEPHAMASRLSASSSSSDSSSSSSSSSSSDTSDSDSG